The stretch of DNA GTTCTATGTGATTTGAATTTGAAAATTTGCGATGATATTTGGAAAATATGCCATGTTAGAAGAAATTATGTTTGATTGGGTTCACGATGAATTGATTgggttcaagattctccgtcacatcgaatctttggtcgcatgcatggagcattaaatatagacgaaaataaaaactaactgcacagtttacctgtaatttgtgagatgaatcttttgagcctagttaaaaacaaaaaattttgcgaactaaacaaggcctctgaAAAGAAAGGAGATAACACTGATATGTCCTGAACAAGCGTTGAACCAGCTACACCAGCCGTTTCTCGCTGAACTGAAATGCGACCGCCATTTGTTCTTTGGGCACTCCGAAATGTCCAATCAATCACCACGTTTGCTGATCCGTAGCGTTTACGGCCTCGTACACCTTTGTTTTCTGCTAGATTTGACACCTGTAGTTAGCAGAAACTTAGGAAAGGTCGTCTTCATACCGAGCTAAATTTGTTGAAATGCAGCTGGAATCCAACATCATCTGCTGATGGTCAAACATTTCCCATCTACTCGTCTCACATTTTCGGATGCTTTTTATTAAAAGCAGCGTTGTGAGTCGTGCATGCACAAAGGAGAAGCTTCTCTGTTTCGTTTGGGCATCAGCCAATTCAGCATCCACCGGTCTCTGAACCTGAGACTGTGATCCCCGTAACTGCCGCCGTGAGCTGTCCTCCGGGGACCCTTGCAGAATCGTTCTTGGTCAGAGCAGAGGGGGTTGTTCTGTTCAGCAGTGGTAGGTTCTCTCGCCCAGCTGGTggtgctgcagcagcagcaacagcaacatgcCGTCCCTCTCCACGTCCctgggccggccggccggccggctgctACTGTTGGTCGCCGTAATGGCGACCTGACCCGCGGTCCCTGGCGTCACGTTTCCGTCCGTCGGCGGCGACAGACAGGGCGCCTACTCCCGGTCCTCGGCACACAGCTCGCTCTCACATCACCGGTCACCGCCGGAGGTCGGCACGACGACCGGGTTCGGCTGTGGAGTCTCCCCACCGTTTCGTCGCCTTGACCCGGTGCTGAAAGGTTCAACAATCTCTGCTTTTCAACAGTCAATGGCATACCAGAATTGGACAGGTCCATGTGGTCTCGGCTGCCACCGGAAAAGCCAGCATGTCACGCACATACGCAGCACTGACACGAGCCTGACCGCACGAGACACGGACGGCATGAGGAAACAGTTTTAGAAGCACATGCAGATCCAGCTATGGCAGGACGCCAGAACAAATATTCTAGTATACCAACACCCAGGGCAGACAGGCTGATCGTCTGCACGTACAGTACAATACAAAGCAGGTTGCAGGCTTTTACAGCATTCACAAAAACGGAGGTGACTAAAAATCAATCAAaaaagtaaaagaaaaagaaggctTATTTGGACATAAGCTCACTGATTGTCAGCACATCCTAAACTGAAAGTGTTAAATACACCAGACGACAAGGATTATAAATTCACAGCAAAGGTGCACATCTACAGCACTATGAATGAAGTGAAAAAAGAATCAACTATTTATACAGAATAGGATCTAGCAACCTGGAAAAATCATTGCTTCTAGGATCTTTACAGTGCTACCTGCCTGTCGCGGTGTTGGATTCTGGTGGGAAACTTTATGCAAGCTTAGTTTTCCTTGCCTGGTCAGTACTCAGTAGTGTGCGCTATTGGTTTGGTATGTGGCAGTATTACAAAGACAAGCCGTGTCGTCTGTCATCGGAACAGGTCAGGGAAGGACCACatgatgaacttggcgtagaggTCAGTCTCCAGGAACTCGATGTGGGCTGCTCTGCCGATCATGGTGTTCAGGCTTCGCCCTTGGTTGGACTGGTCGAAATTCACATCGCAGCGCATGAATGTCCGGGTGTCGGATGAGGGCGCACGGATCTGATCCAAGCAGTTGTTGAGCATTTCTGTGAAGACTTCACCCTTCTTTGAGGTGTCTGCTGATGCAGCTGGGCAGAGCTCGATTCTTGCTGAATGATATGGTACATAGCCATCCTGGAAGAACAAAAAGATGTGCATTGCTCACAAGTCATGACATGCTATACGGACTATATATAGAGGATAAAACATTTAATGCAGCAAAACAAATTCCGCATACACAAGTAAATTAATATTAGAGATGAGAAAAAGGAATAACCTGTGGTGATGATAACAATATGATATTTTTGAAGTTCTCCAATGTTTTCAACTGTACCAACAAAAACAATAATAGTTAAACGTAAATTCATCTTGATGTAAATAAAATCTAGCAGAAATCAGCAACAagttgaatggactaagttaCTCCAGAGCAGAGACTTCGTACCTTGCAAAGCTTATAAAAATACGTATTCTGGGGGTCTTGATCATCACTGAAAGTTAGTTGATGGATGCATTGTGCACCCTTGAGCTTCTTCAGCAGCCAGAGTCCAGAATTGAACAAAGAATTTGAACTGTACCAGTAACCCAAGTGAGGCCCTGATATTGACATGTAagtgtagaggttcttcaagtatggttgcaATGCAGGTTCTGTTAAGAAGGGGGCGAAAAATCAGCAATATATCTATCAGATTCTTGAAAGGATTTGTTAGGGAAGTTGGAAGAGACCTGCCAGGGCACTTCTAATGATGATGTTCCCAATGGAATGGCCAACAAAACTTAACTTCAGCTCTTTGCAGCCTCCGTATCTTGAAAGCTTATccgttttcttcttcaggaaggcAACTACCTCCCCAGCCAACCTGCTACCCATTTCTTTGAAGTCTCCAGATGTTTTATCTTCATTAGCCTCAGACATTAGGCAATCAGCTCCAGGATCCAATAGAAGCCATTGGTTTCTAACAAGACGTAAATCCAAATGGTGACCCTGTTTATTCAAATCAGAGTAAGGTtcagataagtattacttttaacTCAGATCAAGCATAAAAGAGGCGTATGGAGCTTgcctgaaaaccatgcacaaaaATGACAGCTCGCAAGATGCGTCCACTTTTTTTACCAGCACTACTTTTGGGCACCAGAGACTCTCCTTGTAGTTTAGGTAGCACAATAGTATCCTTTTGTTCAGAAGTATTCGAAGCCAGATCCTTGCTGGAAGTATGCTGTGGAACAACCATGACATGTTGTTCTATAAGAACAACAGGAACACGTGAAGGATCAGCATATATCTGCATATCTTGAACAGCCTGCGTATTGATCTGCAAAATGCATCAAAACAGTACATGTTCAGGGGCAAGTTTTGCACTCAACTATTCTTACAGAACAGAACAGTGTCAAACCTTCATTTGTGCTATGCTTTTCCTGTGTAGTTCTGCCCGTGAAGCAGAGTTCTGTACGGGCTGCACACATATATAGACTGTTAAATAGAGATAAAACTGATAAAATACTAGTTATGAATAGAACTTCTTGGCGAAGGCAATTACGTCGTCATGGAACTTCCTTGAGACAGAACCTCTAAGAAGGGAATGACGGTGAGATGAGTCATCAGTCATACTCCGCAGATAGCGATGAGGCATCTCAATTTTTGAGTGAACAGTCCATATTGACCATTCTGCCTTCCTGTCAATAGCCCAAGCATCGTGCAAGTAATCCAATATCTTTGTTTTATTTAGCCTGAATAGATCAAGAGAAGATTGGACATGGCAAACATAGAATGTATGATTGCTTTAAGTACATGATGAAATCAATAGAACACTTGCCTATG from Sorghum bicolor cultivar BTx623 chromosome 8, Sorghum_bicolor_NCBIv3, whole genome shotgun sequence encodes:
- the LOC8079860 gene encoding protein FAM135B isoform X1, whose translation is MRCLVGGGGVQDSPRGAAKRVSPASWRLDTAAAEADAGGAAAAAKGPRLCFRPRDVMETVHEVAIYIHRFHNLDLFQQGWYQMKISAMWEEGGHKTPASPARVVQYEASDVGADDALGIWRIDDADNSFHTQPFRIKYARQDIYLSVMVSFNIVNSEEEVPAASAVMLKFELIYAPTLDNGSELQASSVTSSAAVHEFRIPRRALLGLHSYCPVHFDAFHSVLVDLTLHIVYLKAGAIKSSLKVPDQGLGPTSYNIVKALLTSRKMLLEELNKISGAIGKAVEDLDVADLNLGKYESFNASKSGLSNSSKVFPTTGKGVGQLAGILHDFLERPNDMVNGTDDSMLYTLPQEELFELFLTLSSQLSLLWNAFLKFHRLNKTKILDYLHDAWAIDRKAEWSIWTVHSKIEMPHRYLRSMTDDSSHRHSLLRGSVSRKFHDDPVQNSASRAELHRKSIAQMKINTQAVQDMQIYADPSRVPVVLIEQHVMVVPQHTSSKDLASNTSEQKDTIVLPKLQGESLVPKSSAGKKSGRILRAVIFVHGFQGHHLDLRLVRNQWLLLDPGADCLMSEANEDKTSGDFKEMGSRLAGEVVAFLKKKTDKLSRYGGCKELKLSFVGHSIGNIIIRSALAEPALQPYLKNLYTYMSISGPHLGYWYSSNSLFNSGLWLLKKLKGAQCIHQLTFSDDQDPQNTYFYKLCKLKTLENFKNIILLSSPQDGYVPYHSARIELCPAASADTSKKGEVFTEMLNNCLDQIRAPSSDTRTFMRCDVNFDQSNQGRSLNTMIGRAAHIEFLETDLYAKFIMWSFPDLFR
- the LOC8079860 gene encoding uncharacterized protein LOC8079860 isoform X2 — its product is MKVDCAASDVGADDALGIWRIDDADNSFHTQPFRIKYARQDIYLSVMVSFNIVNSEEEVPAASAVMLKFELIYAPTLDNGSELQASSVTSSAAVHEFRIPRRALLGLHSYCPVHFDAFHSVLVDLTLHIVYLKAGAIKSSLKVPDQGLGPTSYNIVKALLTSRKMLLEELNKISGAIGKAVEDLDVADLNLGKYESFNASKSGLSNSSKVFPTTGKGVGQLAGILHDFLERPNDMVNGTDDSMLYTLPQEELFELFLTLSSQLSLLWNAFLKFHRLNKTKILDYLHDAWAIDRKAEWSIWTVHSKIEMPHRYLRSMTDDSSHRHSLLRGSVSRKFHDDPVQNSASRAELHRKSIAQMKINTQAVQDMQIYADPSRVPVVLIEQHVMVVPQHTSSKDLASNTSEQKDTIVLPKLQGESLVPKSSAGKKSGRILRAVIFVHGFQGHHLDLRLVRNQWLLLDPGADCLMSEANEDKTSGDFKEMGSRLAGEVVAFLKKKTDKLSRYGGCKELKLSFVGHSIGNIIIRSALAEPALQPYLKNLYTYMSISGPHLGYWYSSNSLFNSGLWLLKKLKGAQCIHQLTFSDDQDPQNTYFYKLCKLKTLENFKNIILLSSPQDGYVPYHSARIELCPAASADTSKKGEVFTEMLNNCLDQIRAPSSDTRTFMRCDVNFDQSNQGRSLNTMIGRAAHIEFLETDLYAKFIMWSFPDLFR